One region of Natronorubrum aibiense genomic DNA includes:
- the proS gene encoding proline--tRNA ligase — MSDESQELGITESKSHKPGDWYAEVVQKAGLADYAPMGGFIVTKPRGYALWEGIQDALDSEFKATGVDNVYFPMFIPESFLEREKDIVEGFDPEVAWVTHGGHDELEERLAVRPTSESIIAPFMADWTRSHRDLPLRLNQWCSVVRWEATETKPFFRTKEFMWQEGHTAHASNEGAWEEVWTRLGQYESLYEDVLAIPVLRGKKPEHDKFPGADTTTTVEALMPDGKSVQGATSHNLGQSFAEAFDITFADEDEEERTAYTTSWGLSWRAIGALIMTHSDDQGLVLPPTIAPTQVVIVPIWQEDTKDDVLEYSQNIADELEAAGFRVELDDRDERNPGFKFNEHELNGVPLRLEIGPYEVEDEEVTLVHRPDNEEAVADRAEIVDAVDEHLDEIFDKLYDAAEANLEENVREAYSPEEILGTIGKHGGYVKTSWCGDEACEEAIKEKIAAEIVMQPLEDEGGSTAGEVPEPDHDECGVCGDPADEIAYFAKSY; from the coding sequence ACTCGGCATCACCGAGTCGAAATCGCACAAGCCCGGCGACTGGTACGCCGAAGTCGTCCAGAAGGCAGGTCTCGCGGATTACGCCCCGATGGGCGGCTTCATCGTCACGAAACCGCGCGGCTACGCGCTGTGGGAGGGCATTCAGGACGCTCTCGACAGCGAGTTCAAAGCGACCGGCGTCGACAACGTCTACTTCCCGATGTTCATCCCCGAGAGCTTTCTCGAGCGGGAGAAGGACATCGTCGAAGGATTCGACCCCGAGGTTGCGTGGGTGACCCACGGTGGCCACGACGAACTCGAGGAGCGCCTCGCCGTCCGACCGACCAGTGAGTCGATCATCGCGCCGTTCATGGCCGACTGGACCCGCAGCCACCGCGACCTGCCGCTGCGGCTCAACCAGTGGTGTTCGGTCGTGCGCTGGGAAGCAACGGAGACGAAGCCGTTCTTCCGGACGAAGGAGTTCATGTGGCAGGAAGGCCACACGGCCCACGCCTCGAACGAGGGTGCCTGGGAGGAGGTCTGGACCCGACTCGGCCAGTACGAGAGCCTCTACGAGGACGTGCTGGCGATTCCGGTTCTGCGCGGCAAGAAGCCAGAACACGACAAGTTCCCTGGAGCCGACACCACGACAACGGTCGAGGCGCTGATGCCCGACGGCAAGTCCGTCCAGGGGGCGACGAGCCACAACCTCGGGCAGAGTTTCGCGGAGGCGTTCGACATCACCTTCGCCGACGAAGACGAGGAAGAGCGAACGGCCTACACCACCTCGTGGGGGCTGTCCTGGCGAGCGATCGGTGCGCTCATCATGACCCACTCCGACGATCAGGGGCTCGTGCTCCCGCCGACGATCGCGCCCACGCAGGTCGTCATCGTCCCCATCTGGCAGGAGGACACGAAAGACGACGTCCTCGAGTACTCGCAGAACATCGCCGACGAACTCGAGGCGGCCGGATTCCGCGTCGAACTCGACGACCGCGACGAGCGCAACCCCGGCTTCAAGTTCAACGAACACGAGTTAAACGGCGTGCCGTTGCGTCTCGAGATCGGCCCCTACGAGGTCGAAGACGAGGAGGTCACGCTGGTTCATCGCCCGGACAACGAGGAGGCCGTTGCGGACCGCGCCGAGATCGTCGACGCCGTCGACGAGCATCTGGACGAGATCTTCGACAAATTGTACGACGCGGCCGAAGCGAACCTCGAGGAGAACGTCCGCGAAGCGTACAGTCCGGAGGAGATCCTCGGCACGATCGGCAAACACGGCGGCTACGTGAAGACGTCGTGGTGTGGCGACGAGGCCTGCGAGGAGGCGATCAAAGAGAAGATCGCCGCTGAAATCGTCATGCAGCCGCTCGAGGACGAAGGCGGCAGCACGGCCGGCGAGGTTCCCGAACCCGACCACGACGAATGTGGCGTCTGTGGCGACCCCGCAGACGAGATTGCGTACTTCGCGAAGTCCTACTGA
- the gltB gene encoding glutamate synthase large subunit: MSQPHTSAEHSRGLADPTDERSNCGVGVVMDLDGDGGHDVVADGLELLVNLEHRGTTGAEKNTGDGAGIMLQMPDEFFEGVLETDLPETYAVGSLFFPQDDAAREELISIIESSLERYNLEALEWRDVPTNNADLGQTAVDSEPDVWQVVVTPTDDVTGDAFDRRLYVARRALENAIEDTDIDNAERFYVCSLDSETLVYKGLLKGEQVASYYSDLTDSRMTSTFAMVHERFSTNTLGAWHLAHPYRNIIHNGEFNTIQGNINWMRARETDLESDVLEDLEAVKPIIDDPDQSDTASVDNALELLMQDGRDLEHALRMLVPEAWRGDESMDQDRKDWYDFHASLVEPWDGPALVAATDGERVGAVLDRNGLRPCRYDVTTDNRLIMASEAGALETDPSAIEERGRLKPGQLFLADPNEGRVIPDDEVFEDLTDDRYGEWVEQEQVRLGDIRTIDDSAPQQSVSNLRAQQAAFGYTHDELDNMIEPMMQTGKDPVGSMGDDTPLSVLTEFNRPLFSYFKQLFAQVTNPPLDYIREELVTSMESRLGFQRNLLDESPEHARQLVLDSPILTDTDLESIRDCSANGITIATVDITYEPESAEPGADLEAAIERVREDAVDAIDAGHDVLVLSDRGVDEDRVAIPSLLATGGVHHHLVRNGLRNHVGLVVESADPRTVHHMATLVGYGAGAINPYLAYQTIDDITAGPDGADTATAIDAYVGALEDGLLKIMAKMGISTVESYQGAQIFEAVGLDSTLVDEYFEGTENRTEGIGLAELEADIRERHTTAFDEDDGDLDRHGEFEHRSNGIHHQWNPETVGTLQQAVRSNDYERYEEFAELINDQQRNLQTLRGLLEFDSDRDPVPIEDVEPIKDIVQRFSTAAMSLGSLSPEAHENNSIAMNRIGGKSNSGEGGEPPERFGTEKECNVKQVASGRFGVTSTYLSSADELQIKMAQGSKPGEGGHLPGQKVNEMIAHVRKSTPGVGLISPPPLHDIYSIEDLKQLIFDLKAANEEADINVKLVSEAGIGTVAAGVAKANADVVHISGHSGGTGASPRTSIKNAGLPWELGLAEANQMLCQTGLRDRIRVSADGGMKTGRDVAVAALLGAEEYVFGTASLVTSGCVMARQCHNNTCPVGVATQREDLRKRFPGEPEHVINYMTFIAQELRELMAELGFETIDEMIGQVDVLAQRDDVDHPKARRVDLSTVLADPGSDVRRKIREQDHELEAQLDRDLIEAAADAIETEEPVMLSADVTNVDRTVGAMLSNRITSRYGEPGLPEDTISIDLEGTAGQSFGAFLASGVSMHLDGSANDYVGKGLSGGKITIRTPETATYDPTENISIGNVALYGATDGQLYVNGVAGERFAVRNSGAKAVVEGVGDHGCEYMTGGVVAVLGETGKNFAAGMSGGVAYVYDPDDEFADRANTGMVSLHEELEDQDEEMLRRLVENHVAYTGSERGERLLANWERALECFVKIMPDAYHEAITEQGSDDVRDELPGVPETELEAESTSFAASDD; encoded by the coding sequence ATGTCACAGCCACACACGTCTGCCGAGCATTCGCGGGGGCTTGCAGACCCCACCGACGAGCGGTCGAACTGCGGTGTCGGCGTCGTCATGGATCTCGACGGTGACGGAGGCCACGACGTCGTCGCCGATGGCCTCGAGCTCCTCGTCAATCTCGAGCATCGCGGGACGACTGGTGCAGAGAAAAACACCGGTGACGGCGCGGGGATCATGCTCCAGATGCCCGACGAGTTCTTCGAGGGCGTACTCGAGACAGATCTTCCCGAGACCTACGCCGTCGGCTCGCTCTTTTTCCCACAGGACGACGCGGCACGCGAGGAACTGATCTCGATCATTGAGTCGTCGCTCGAGCGCTACAATCTCGAGGCCCTCGAGTGGCGCGACGTGCCGACGAACAACGCCGATCTCGGCCAGACGGCCGTCGATTCCGAACCCGACGTCTGGCAGGTCGTCGTCACGCCGACCGACGACGTCACTGGCGACGCGTTCGATCGACGACTGTACGTCGCCCGCCGGGCGCTCGAGAACGCGATCGAGGACACCGATATCGACAACGCGGAGCGCTTCTACGTCTGCTCGCTCGACTCGGAGACGCTCGTCTACAAGGGCCTGCTCAAAGGCGAACAGGTCGCCTCCTACTACTCCGACCTAACCGATTCCCGAATGACCTCGACGTTCGCGATGGTCCACGAGCGGTTCTCGACGAACACGCTCGGCGCGTGGCACCTCGCCCATCCCTACCGGAACATCATCCACAACGGCGAGTTCAACACCATTCAGGGCAACATCAACTGGATGCGCGCTCGCGAGACCGACCTCGAGAGCGATGTCTTAGAGGATCTCGAGGCGGTCAAGCCGATCATCGACGATCCGGACCAGTCGGACACCGCGAGCGTCGACAACGCACTCGAACTGCTGATGCAAGACGGCCGGGACCTCGAGCACGCCCTGCGAATGCTCGTCCCGGAAGCCTGGCGCGGCGACGAGTCGATGGATCAGGACCGCAAGGACTGGTACGATTTCCACGCCTCGCTGGTCGAGCCGTGGGACGGCCCCGCGCTCGTCGCGGCGACCGACGGCGAACGCGTCGGTGCCGTCCTCGATCGGAACGGGCTGCGTCCCTGCCGGTACGACGTCACGACCGACAACCGCCTGATCATGGCCAGCGAGGCCGGCGCGCTCGAGACCGATCCATCGGCGATCGAAGAGCGCGGCCGACTCAAGCCCGGCCAGTTGTTCCTCGCCGATCCGAACGAGGGACGCGTCATTCCGGACGACGAGGTCTTCGAGGACCTCACCGACGACCGCTACGGCGAGTGGGTCGAGCAGGAACAGGTCCGACTCGGCGACATCCGGACGATCGACGACAGCGCGCCCCAGCAGTCGGTCTCGAACCTGCGCGCCCAGCAGGCTGCATTCGGCTACACCCACGACGAGCTCGACAACATGATCGAGCCGATGATGCAAACGGGGAAAGACCCCGTCGGCTCGATGGGCGACGACACGCCGCTGTCGGTGCTCACCGAGTTCAACCGCCCGTTGTTCTCGTATTTCAAACAGCTGTTCGCACAGGTCACCAACCCGCCGCTCGACTACATCCGCGAGGAACTGGTGACGTCGATGGAGAGTCGCCTCGGCTTCCAGCGCAACCTCTTAGACGAGTCGCCTGAACACGCCCGCCAACTGGTGCTCGACTCGCCGATTCTGACCGACACCGACCTCGAGTCGATCCGCGACTGCTCGGCCAACGGCATCACGATCGCGACGGTCGACATCACCTACGAGCCCGAAAGCGCGGAGCCGGGGGCTGACCTCGAGGCAGCGATCGAACGCGTCCGAGAAGACGCCGTCGACGCGATCGACGCAGGCCACGACGTACTCGTTCTCTCCGATCGCGGCGTCGACGAGGACCGCGTGGCGATCCCGAGCCTGCTCGCGACCGGGGGCGTCCACCACCATCTCGTGCGAAACGGCCTGCGCAACCACGTCGGCCTCGTCGTCGAGTCCGCCGATCCGCGCACCGTCCACCACATGGCGACGCTCGTCGGCTACGGTGCCGGCGCGATCAACCCGTACCTCGCCTACCAGACGATCGACGACATCACGGCCGGCCCCGACGGCGCGGATACGGCGACCGCCATCGACGCCTACGTCGGCGCGCTCGAGGACGGCTTGCTGAAGATCATGGCCAAGATGGGGATCTCGACGGTCGAGAGCTACCAGGGCGCCCAGATCTTCGAGGCCGTGGGCCTCGACTCGACCCTCGTCGACGAGTACTTCGAGGGCACCGAGAACCGCACCGAAGGGATCGGCCTCGCCGAACTCGAGGCGGACATCCGCGAGCGCCACACCACCGCGTTCGACGAAGACGATGGCGACCTCGACCGCCACGGCGAGTTCGAACACCGCTCGAACGGGATCCACCACCAGTGGAACCCGGAGACGGTCGGCACGCTCCAGCAGGCCGTCCGCTCGAACGACTACGAGCGCTACGAGGAGTTCGCCGAGCTGATCAACGACCAGCAACGGAATCTCCAAACCCTGCGCGGGCTGCTCGAGTTCGACTCCGATCGCGACCCAGTGCCGATCGAGGACGTCGAGCCGATCAAAGACATCGTCCAGCGCTTTTCGACCGCGGCGATGAGTCTCGGCTCGCTCTCGCCGGAGGCCCACGAGAACAACTCGATCGCGATGAACCGCATCGGCGGTAAGTCGAACTCGGGCGAAGGCGGCGAGCCGCCGGAGCGCTTTGGCACCGAGAAGGAGTGTAACGTCAAGCAGGTGGCCTCGGGCCGCTTCGGCGTCACCTCGACGTACCTCTCCTCGGCCGACGAGTTGCAGATCAAGATGGCACAGGGCTCGAAGCCGGGCGAGGGCGGCCACCTCCCCGGCCAGAAGGTCAACGAAATGATCGCCCACGTCCGCAAGTCGACGCCGGGCGTCGGCCTCATCTCGCCGCCGCCGCTACACGACATCTACTCGATCGAGGACCTGAAACAGCTGATCTTCGACCTCAAGGCGGCAAACGAAGAGGCGGACATCAATGTCAAGCTCGTCTCCGAAGCCGGCATCGGCACAGTCGCAGCAGGTGTCGCGAAGGCGAACGCCGACGTGGTCCACATCTCGGGCCACTCCGGCGGCACCGGCGCGTCGCCGCGCACCTCGATCAAAAACGCCGGCCTCCCCTGGGAACTCGGTCTCGCCGAAGCGAACCAGATGCTCTGTCAGACCGGCCTGCGCGACCGCATCCGCGTCTCCGCCGATGGCGGGATGAAAACCGGCCGCGACGTGGCCGTCGCCGCCTTGCTCGGGGCCGAGGAGTACGTCTTCGGCACCGCCAGCCTCGTCACCTCGGGCTGTGTGATGGCCCGGCAGTGTCACAACAACACCTGCCCGGTCGGCGTCGCGACCCAGCGCGAGGACCTGCGAAAACGCTTCCCCGGCGAACCCGAGCACGTCATCAACTACATGACGTTCATCGCCCAGGAACTGCGCGAACTCATGGCCGAACTCGGCTTCGAGACGATCGACGAGATGATCGGTCAGGTCGACGTGCTCGCCCAGCGCGACGACGTCGATCACCCGAAAGCCCGCCGCGTCGACCTCTCGACGGTCCTCGCCGACCCGGGCAGCGACGTCCGGCGCAAGATCCGCGAGCAGGACCACGAACTCGAGGCGCAACTCGACCGCGACCTCATCGAGGCGGCAGCCGACGCGATCGAAACCGAGGAGCCGGTCATGCTCTCGGCCGACGTGACGAACGTCGATCGAACCGTCGGGGCGATGCTCTCGAACCGCATCACCAGCCGCTACGGCGAACCGGGCCTCCCCGAAGACACGATCTCGATCGACCTCGAGGGCACAGCCGGTCAGAGCTTCGGGGCGTTCCTCGCCAGTGGCGTCTCGATGCACCTCGACGGCAGCGCCAACGACTACGTCGGCAAGGGCCTCTCGGGTGGGAAGATTACTATCCGAACGCCCGAGACGGCCACCTACGATCCGACCGAGAACATCTCGATCGGCAACGTGGCCCTCTACGGCGCGACCGACGGCCAACTGTACGTCAACGGCGTCGCTGGCGAGCGTTTCGCCGTCCGCAACTCCGGCGCGAAGGCCGTCGTCGAGGGCGTCGGCGACCACGGCTGTGAGTACATGACCGGCGGCGTCGTCGCCGTCTTGGGCGAGACGGGCAAGAACTTCGCTGCGGGGATGTCCGGCGGCGTCGCCTACGTCTACGACCCCGACGACGAGTTCGCCGACCGCGCCAACACCGGGATGGTTTCGCTGCACGAGGAACTCGAGGACCAAGACGAGGAGATGCTGCGACGGCTCGTCGAGAACCACGTCGCCTACACCGGCTCCGAGCGGGGCGAACGCCTGCTCGCGAACTGGGAGCGCGCACTCGAGTGCTTCGTCAAGATCATGCCCGACGCCTACCACGAGGCGATCACCGAGCAGGGATCGGACGACGTCCGCGACGAACTACCCGGCGTGCCCGAGACCGAACTCGAGGCCGAGTCGACCAGTTTCGCCGCGAGCGACGACTGA
- a CDS encoding metal ABC transporter permease, whose amino-acid sequence MSAALLAVVVFGVLYDALDWLIQRWSDGLGWIGETFGIGMLDYVFMHHAFLVGGLIAVMAPLIGTFLVHRQLALIGDALAHTAFAGVAVGLFVNAAFGTGISPYITAVVVAMIAALAIELISEVTDAYNDVSMAIVLSTGFALGAVLISINTGGLAVGINQYLFGNLATVSRENVIILVVLFVVVTLVVSLTYKQLLYVTFDETAARVAGLRVPWYNRVMSMLTAMVVVGAMQIMGVILVAAMLVVPVAGAAQFARSFREALLASVVLAQIAVLVGITLSYQYEATAGGTIVLVAVAIYIGAVLVGKIQSRQATAEETRSIPDEELAD is encoded by the coding sequence ATGAGCGCTGCATTACTCGCCGTCGTCGTGTTCGGCGTCCTCTACGACGCGCTCGACTGGCTGATCCAGCGCTGGAGCGACGGACTCGGCTGGATCGGCGAGACGTTCGGCATCGGGATGCTCGACTACGTGTTCATGCACCACGCGTTCCTCGTCGGTGGCCTCATCGCCGTGATGGCCCCGCTGATCGGCACCTTTCTGGTTCACCGCCAGCTCGCGCTCATCGGCGACGCCCTCGCCCACACCGCCTTCGCCGGCGTCGCAGTCGGGTTGTTCGTCAACGCGGCGTTCGGGACCGGCATCTCGCCGTATATTACGGCCGTCGTCGTGGCGATGATCGCCGCGCTCGCGATCGAGCTGATTTCGGAGGTGACAGACGCCTACAACGACGTCTCGATGGCGATCGTCCTCTCGACTGGGTTCGCCCTCGGAGCCGTGCTGATCAGCATTAACACCGGCGGGCTTGCGGTCGGGATCAACCAGTATCTGTTTGGAAACCTCGCGACGGTCTCGCGGGAGAACGTGATCATCCTGGTCGTCCTGTTCGTGGTCGTCACGCTGGTCGTCTCGCTCACCTACAAACAGCTCCTGTACGTAACGTTCGACGAGACGGCTGCTCGAGTCGCCGGGCTCCGCGTCCCCTGGTACAACCGGGTGATGTCGATGCTCACCGCGATGGTCGTCGTCGGGGCGATGCAGATCATGGGCGTGATCCTCGTCGCTGCGATGCTCGTCGTCCCGGTCGCCGGCGCTGCGCAGTTCGCCCGAAGCTTCAGAGAGGCGCTGTTGGCCTCCGTCGTCCTGGCACAGATCGCGGTGCTCGTCGGGATCACGCTGTCGTACCAGTACGAGGCGACGGCCGGTGGGACGATCGTCCTCGTCGCCGTCGCGATCTACATCGGGGCCGTACTGGTCGGGAAGATCCAGTCGCGACAGGCAACTGCCGAGGAGACGCGATCCATTCCGGACGAAGAACTCGCGGACTGA
- a CDS encoding metal ABC transporter ATP-binding protein, protein MTQPQTDDRTDRTDRVVAVDDVSFGYTANSVLEDISLTVERGEYAGIIGPNGSGKSTLLRLLLGLHDPDEGRIELLGHSASAFAEREKVGYVAQDVTENTKRMPITVAEVVLMGRFPHAGFGRVSSDDRDRAQQALRTVGIDHLADRKITQLSGGQRQRAYIARALAGEAELLVLDEPTVGVDAESVDAFFDLLTDLNDDGMTILLVEHDIGAVLEHTSRVICLNRELYFDGDPVAFANSDALDRAYGTNVRRDDGVVTS, encoded by the coding sequence ATGACACAACCCCAAACCGACGATCGCACCGACCGCACTGACCGCGTCGTCGCAGTCGACGACGTTTCGTTCGGCTACACGGCGAATTCCGTCCTCGAGGACATCTCCCTGACCGTCGAGCGCGGCGAGTACGCCGGAATTATCGGCCCGAACGGCTCCGGAAAGAGTACGCTGTTGCGACTGCTCCTTGGCTTGCACGATCCCGACGAGGGCCGGATCGAATTGCTCGGCCACTCTGCGAGTGCGTTCGCCGAGCGCGAAAAAGTAGGCTACGTTGCCCAAGATGTCACCGAGAACACGAAACGAATGCCGATCACCGTCGCAGAAGTCGTCCTGATGGGGCGGTTTCCCCACGCGGGCTTTGGCCGCGTCTCGAGCGACGACCGCGACCGGGCCCAGCAGGCGCTTCGAACCGTTGGCATCGACCATCTCGCCGATCGGAAGATCACGCAGCTGTCCGGTGGCCAGCGCCAGCGCGCGTACATCGCCCGCGCACTCGCCGGTGAGGCCGAACTGCTCGTGCTCGACGAGCCGACGGTCGGCGTCGACGCGGAGTCCGTCGATGCCTTCTTCGACCTGCTCACGGATCTCAACGACGACGGGATGACCATCCTGCTGGTCGAACACGATATCGGGGCCGTTCTCGAGCACACCTCGCGCGTGATCTGTCTCAATCGAGAGCTCTACTTCGACGGCGACCCGGTGGCGTTCGCAAACAGCGACGCGCTCGACCGCGCTTACGGGACGAACGTTCGTCGTGATGATGGGGTGGTGACGTCATGA
- a CDS encoding metal ABC transporter substrate-binding protein, whose translation MSDTRFRNGRWSRRHVVSAVGGSAVAGLAGCLGSSNEDGGGPVAVASFFTFYDFARRIAAETPVSVENLVPTGMHGHGWEPDPSIQRDITDADAFIHVGPDFQPWADRAIDTVQTETQETSLINVREGVNLVDLADTLTDEEAVGDAKDPHFWLDPELAMTSVDNIADGLTEIAPDHEDTFAQHAADLNSELEAIDEEWRTIFDAADRDVLFLAAHNAFEYVARRYDVTIEPLVVNLAANDDVRPADMQRAQETIADNGIRHIGAAVFEPIRPARQLLEQTDVEAYYPVTPYAGTAESWHERGWGYFDIARNVNMPTFRLLADVTSPEEVSFADYGRNFEP comes from the coding sequence ATGAGCGATACTCGATTCCGCAACGGCCGATGGTCGCGTCGACACGTCGTGTCGGCAGTCGGCGGCTCTGCGGTCGCCGGACTGGCTGGTTGTCTCGGCAGTTCGAACGAGGACGGTGGCGGGCCCGTCGCCGTTGCATCCTTCTTTACGTTCTACGACTTCGCGAGACGGATCGCCGCGGAGACGCCCGTTTCGGTCGAGAACCTCGTTCCCACGGGAATGCACGGCCACGGATGGGAGCCCGACCCGTCGATTCAGCGCGATATCACCGACGCGGACGCGTTCATCCACGTCGGTCCCGACTTCCAGCCGTGGGCCGACCGAGCGATCGATACCGTCCAGACCGAGACGCAGGAAACGAGTCTGATCAACGTCCGCGAAGGCGTCAATCTGGTCGACCTCGCCGACACGCTGACCGACGAGGAGGCGGTCGGGGATGCAAAGGACCCGCACTTCTGGCTCGATCCCGAACTGGCGATGACGTCGGTCGACAACATCGCCGACGGACTGACGGAAATCGCGCCGGATCACGAGGACACGTTCGCCCAGCATGCTGCTGACCTCAACTCGGAACTCGAGGCCATCGACGAGGAGTGGCGGACGATCTTCGATGCGGCCGACCGCGACGTCCTCTTTCTGGCCGCACACAACGCCTTCGAGTACGTTGCCCGACGTTACGACGTGACGATCGAACCGCTCGTCGTCAACCTCGCGGCCAACGACGACGTGCGCCCGGCGGACATGCAACGGGCACAGGAGACGATTGCGGACAACGGCATCCGCCACATCGGAGCTGCGGTCTTCGAACCGATTCGGCCCGCACGACAACTGCTCGAGCAGACGGATGTCGAGGCCTACTATCCGGTGACGCCGTACGCCGGCACGGCCGAGTCGTGGCACGAGCGTGGCTGGGGCTACTTCGATATCGCGCGCAACGTCAACATGCCTACCTTCCGCCTGCTCGCGGATGTCACGTCGCCCGAAGAGGTCTCGTTCGCGGACTACGGCCGGAACTTCGAGCCGTAA
- a CDS encoding peroxidase-related enzyme (This protein belongs to a clade of uncharacterized proteins related to peroxidases such as the alkylhydroperoxidase AhpD.) — MSNSDTDPKLGDDAMARFPVPAFDDLPDDLQERIESETERAGFTPNVFSAMAYKPSHFRAFFQYHDALVEDAALEREEIEMIVVAVSGVNHCYYCNVAHGALVRIYADDPLLADQLVANYRTADINDAHRTMLDVAVTLTENPTEVEPDDLEALREAGFSEEAIWDIAAVTAFYNLSNRLAMFAEMRPNDEFHTLGR; from the coding sequence ATGAGTAACTCCGACACCGACCCGAAACTCGGCGATGATGCGATGGCCCGATTCCCCGTCCCGGCGTTCGACGACCTTCCGGACGATCTGCAGGAGCGAATCGAATCCGAGACCGAGCGCGCCGGCTTCACGCCGAACGTGTTCTCGGCGATGGCATACAAGCCCTCTCACTTCCGCGCTTTCTTCCAGTATCACGACGCCCTCGTCGAGGACGCCGCCTTAGAGCGCGAGGAGATCGAGATGATCGTCGTCGCCGTTTCCGGTGTCAATCACTGTTACTACTGTAACGTGGCCCACGGGGCGCTCGTCCGGATCTACGCCGACGACCCCTTACTTGCAGATCAGCTGGTCGCCAACTACCGGACGGCGGATATCAACGACGCCCACCGGACGATGCTCGACGTGGCCGTGACTCTGACCGAGAACCCGACCGAGGTCGAACCGGACGACCTCGAGGCGCTGCGCGAGGCTGGCTTCAGCGAGGAGGCGATCTGGGATATCGCGGCCGTCACGGCCTTTTACAACCTGAGCAACCGACTCGCGATGTTTGCGGAGATGCGGCCGAACGACGAGTTCCACACGCTCGGTCGGTAG
- a CDS encoding GIY-YIG nuclease family protein → MGGTYVLVVDVARATSIDVGALGAREFTAGTYAYVGSAFGPGGFARVDRHRELAAGERATRHWHIDYLLGHPETTLERVITFPDADRECELAASLPGDPVPDFGASDCDCVAHLLETSSEATVLEAAVDAGGVVDDEQ, encoded by the coding sequence ATGGGCGGAACCTACGTTCTCGTCGTCGACGTCGCTCGAGCGACGAGCATCGACGTCGGCGCGCTGGGCGCTCGCGAGTTCACCGCCGGAACCTACGCGTACGTCGGCAGCGCGTTCGGCCCGGGCGGGTTCGCACGCGTCGACCGCCACCGCGAACTCGCCGCCGGCGAGCGAGCGACGCGCCACTGGCACATCGACTACCTGCTCGGCCACCCGGAGACGACCCTCGAGCGCGTGATCACGTTCCCCGACGCCGACCGGGAGTGTGAACTAGCAGCCTCGCTCCCCGGCGACCCCGTCCCCGACTTCGGGGCGTCGGACTGTGACTGCGTGGCCCATCTGCTCGAGACGTCGAGCGAAGCGACCGTCCTCGAGGCGGCAGTCGATGCCGGTGGCGTCGTCGACGACGAGCAGTGA
- a CDS encoding RAD55 family ATPase → MSSHQRSDRPGDYPLECDHCHYPIPGEPKETDDGYFCSTACRDAGTDDATMADPSAYKRIATGVEPLDSLVPNGVPTDSFISLVGEAGTRRTELLTELVWRAVERGEPAAIVTATTPPTAILERFFETGWNVLPALEDDRLRIIDCFTHRLTDRETFLERRSTWIEFVGKTAVDSIVAIEEPTDIEPILSGLNEALDDLEMTETGLVTIDSLDEFEDHHRHAFVTETRAAVCKARYVPIVAGTVAKGDWGPGDASIVDGIVDLRLADHLESDVRHRQLGVRKLTGAQHLPQWITYEYEPVRGLVAHGAADARDVPVGSSSAEL, encoded by the coding sequence ATGTCATCACACCAGCGATCGGATCGACCCGGCGACTACCCCCTCGAGTGCGATCACTGTCACTACCCGATCCCCGGCGAACCGAAAGAAACCGACGACGGCTACTTCTGTTCGACGGCCTGTCGCGACGCCGGGACCGACGATGCGACGATGGCCGACCCGAGCGCGTACAAGCGCATCGCCACGGGTGTCGAACCGCTCGACTCGCTCGTCCCCAACGGCGTGCCGACGGACTCGTTCATCTCGCTCGTCGGCGAGGCGGGCACCCGTCGGACCGAACTCCTGACCGAACTCGTCTGGCGCGCCGTAGAGCGGGGCGAACCCGCCGCGATCGTCACCGCGACGACCCCACCGACAGCGATCCTCGAGCGCTTTTTCGAGACCGGCTGGAACGTCCTGCCCGCACTCGAGGACGATCGACTTCGGATCATCGACTGTTTCACCCATCGGCTCACGGACCGCGAGACGTTCCTCGAGCGACGGAGCACGTGGATCGAGTTCGTCGGGAAAACCGCTGTCGACTCGATCGTCGCGATCGAGGAGCCGACCGACATCGAGCCGATCCTCTCCGGCCTGAACGAGGCGCTCGACGACCTCGAGATGACCGAGACTGGATTGGTGACGATCGACTCGCTCGACGAGTTCGAGGACCACCACCGTCACGCGTTCGTCACGGAAACGCGAGCAGCGGTGTGCAAGGCCCGCTATGTCCCGATTGTGGCTGGAACGGTCGCCAAGGGTGACTGGGGGCCCGGCGATGCGTCCATCGTCGACGGCATCGTCGACCTTCGGCTAGCCGACCACCTCGAGTCGGACGTTCGACACAGACAACTCGGCGTTCGGAAACTGACTGGGGCCCAGCACCTCCCACAGTGGATCACCTACGAGTACGAACCTGTACGGGGACTCGTCGCGCACGGAGCTGCCGACGCCCGCGACGTACCCGTGGGCTCGTCCTCCGCTGAACTATAG